The sequence CACAATGTCTGCTACCGTTGAAGAAATCGCCGACGACGTTCAGGACGTAAGTCTGACTCTCTTCAGCTGCGATGACCTACCGGTTGGACCGCAAGAAGTTGGAATCTTGATGCGCAGAAACTGACATGTCTCCCATTTCCCTTCCCTAAACCTCGACGGCACATTGCAAACCACTCGATTTGAACCCGTCAGCTTAATGTCCAGGAGTTTGACTCCGATGACGCTGGTGCCGATGTGCACGCTTCCGACAAGGTGGCTTCGCGTGCCGAGCGCAAGTCCCGTAAGGCCCTGCAGGGTATCGGCCTGAAGAAGGTTGGCGGCATCACGCGTGTTACCATGCGCCGTCCTCGTGGTGTAAGTCGTGCTTGGCTTTTGCATTGCCTTGTTGGTACTGCCGCATACTGATTAACTTTTATTTTCCTGCGCGCATTGTCTGCTACAGCACCTTTACGTGATCGCGCAGCCCGAGGTGTACAAGTCGTCGCACTCGGACGTCTACATTGTTTTTGGCGAGGCCAAGGCTGAGGACATGTCGCAGCTCGCCCAGGCGCAggctgctcagcagatGGCACAGGCCGAGGCTCAGGAGCGTCTGCTTGCCGAATCGCTCCAGAACTCGAGCGCCAGCGGTGCCGAGAAGAaggtcgaggaagaggaggaggacgacgactcgCCCATCGATGAGGAGGGTGTCGACGCAAAGGACATTGATCTCGTCATGCAGCAGGTGAGCTGCTCGCGAAGGAAGGCTgtcaaggcgctcaaggagTCCAACGGTGACCTcatcaacgccatcatGAACGCCAGCTAGATCGTCGGCCTCGATCGTATTTGCCGGCAAGTCTAGCTGAGTGTAACCggctgtgctgcttgatgaGCCATTTTCAACTATGGAATCAATCGACGCAGAACACGAGAATACGAGCCAATCGGTACTCGTGCGTTGCTTGCATTGCCAACCTCACCGATACTGTCTTGTCTTGAAACACCATCCACCCCCCCAAAAAATCCGATGCTTATTACGcttcactcacgactgtcgGTCTTGGTTTGCGCAGAGGCTGATGCACTGTACATGATTTCAAGTCGCGTTGTGTATGTATTGCGTCTGACGGCAGTTGAAGCCTTGTCGCTCTCTTGTCACTGCATCCTATATTGTACAGTTTGTCAAGcgggagagagagagagagagagagagagagagagagctgAAGCTGTCAGCTCGAGTTATGCTGTGTGGTGCTTGAAAAGCTTGTGAAATCTAACACTTGGGTTATGCGTTAGCCACGTGATGCGTGGTGTAAAATCGCAGACgacactcacagactcatgACTCTGTGAGGTTAAGAAGACTGGTTGGCAAACTACTGACTAAAGTAGCAAGATGCAGCAGGTAACAAACGAGGACGATCACGcgataatcgtgaatcacaaatcacgaatcacgaatcgtgaataagtcacagcgagtcgtgagtcacagtTATGTTTGCTCATCTCGGCATAAAGGtatttcgtgattcgtgcttcacaCATCTTGAATTGAAAATAAGTTAAGGGTGCCGACCGAAAAAACCTCAtccttcgtgcttgtgtcttgtgcctcgtgcctcgtgctTCTTGGCTCTGGTCACTGTGAACAGATAAGTTAGATACGCAGtcataatcacgaatcgcgacTTTTTCTTGGTTGGCAACAGCAGGTTTGATAGCGGCGCACCTGTGAAATTGGATATCGTAGCCTTTCTTCTCGACGCCGTCGTccgcgattcgtgattctcagAGATCCACGCGCGCCACTTGTTTGGTAGGAACAGCATCGGACAGGCCGATTCAAGAGGCTCGATAGAGCCGATCCGGATCAAATCCGCTCACCACGACGAGTGGCGGCGCGGCGATCCCACTGTGATGGTCGATACTCGTGCGTACACAGTCGATGCGCAGCtgtctgctgcagcagacgaCTCGCAATCACATCGAAGACGCCAATCGTACATGCACGGTCTAttgctcttgctcatcgtcgtcttcctctGGACCGCTTCGAATTTCCTCACAAACGCTCTGCTCACCACGGGCGGATACGACAAGCCGTTTTTCGTGACGTACGCAAACACGTCGTCGTTCGCGCTGTATCTGGTGCCATATCtggtcagcagcaggtTACGCAAGAGATGGAGCAATGCAGCCGCCAACCCACACACATACACCAGCCTCCCGCAGCACGATGTCGAAGCCGACGCAGATCAATCCGAGCATCACATCCAGgacgacaaggacgagtTGCCCAAGTggctcaagacgctcggTTTCGACGTGCCTACCGTCACACCAGATCAAAgtgtagcagcagcatcgacagcagcagtagtAGTCACACCAACTGTCAAGCCGTTTGCTCTCTTGGCCGAGgaccaacagcaacagcaacagcaacagcaacagcaaccacGTGGGCGAGGAGGCAAAAAAGCGTCTTGCACCAACCTCAATCACAAGCCGATCCGGCTCACCAGGTCGTTCTCGCattgccagcagcagcagtaccAGCAAGATGATTCTtcgacagcatcgacgccgcTACTTGCACCAACACCGCCCGTGTCacggccaagctcgcccgTGCGCCCGTTTCTGGTTTCCACGTCGGTGCCGCGTCCATCTTCGATCGATGGCAGAAGGCCACGTACTTCGATCAGCATCGTTCGCGCCGCGGATGGCAACGCTTCGGCGATACCGGCTGTGCCCGTTGCAGcgttgccgctgccgccgctgaCGTTGAGGGAGACGGCGATCCTCGCGTCGCAGTTTACGCTGGTGTGGTTTGGTGCCAACTGGGCGATTAATGCGGGCTTGGGGTTGACGTCTGTGGCTAGTGGTACGACGATCGGATCGGCCAGTGGCTTTTTCACGCTCGCTTTGGGAGCAGCGT comes from Mycosarcoma maydis chromosome 18, whole genome shotgun sequence and encodes:
- a CDS encoding uncharacterized protein (related to nascent polypeptide-associated complex alpha chain), encoding MSATVEEIADDVQDLNVQEFDSDDAGADVHASDKVASRAERKSRKALQGIGLKKVGGITRVTMRRPRGHLYVIAQPEVYKSSHSDVYIVFGEAKAEDMSQLAQAQAAQQMAQAEAQERLLAESLQNSSASGAEKKVEEEEEDDDSPIDEEGVDAKDIDLVMQQVSCSRRKAVKALKESNGDLINAIMNAS